In the Wyeomyia smithii strain HCP4-BCI-WySm-NY-G18 chromosome 2, ASM2978416v1, whole genome shotgun sequence genome, one interval contains:
- the LOC129721366 gene encoding dimethyladenosine transferase 1, mitochondrial gives MTSSAVASSIVTTGARLPPLPTIRDLVRLYKLRAIKQLSQNFLMDERLTNKIVRAAGNISDSHVLEVGPGPGGITRSIIKKCPRHLVVVEKDRRFLPTLELLSEASSSSLRMDIVRGDILEYRTENAFPDCPRYDWHDKRAPVHLIGNLPFAISTRLLINWLRDISLKMGAWSYGRASLTLTFQKEVAERIVAPILAENRCRLSVMNQIWSRAELKFMIPGKAFVPKPDVDVGVVSIIPLKTPLTSIHFDVVEKVVRHIFSMRQKYCRRGVANLYPPPLREELTNLTFRLADVDPLARSFQLSTEECLRIAGAYEKLVRSNPEIEYYNYRAQKNKDEDL, from the coding sequence ATGACTTCATCCGCAGTTGCTAGCTCGATAGTCACAACAGGTGCCCGGCTTCCACCTTTGCCAACAATACGCGATTTGGTCCGTCTCTACAAGCTTCGGGCAATTAAACAGCTTTCGCAGAATTTTCTTATGGATGAACGATTGACGAACAAGATTGTACGCGCCGCAGGAAATATATCCGATAGCCACGTACTTGAGGTTGGACCAGGTCCCGGTGGAATTACTAGatctattataaaaaaatgtcctCGTCATCTGGTTGTAGTTGAGAAAGACAGacgttttctgccaacacttgAACTATTATCGGAAGCTTCCAGTAGTTCATTGCGGATGGATATCGTTCGCGGAGATATACTGGAGTATCGAACAGAAAATGCATTTCCTGACTGTCCTAGATATGACTGGCATGATAAACGGGCACCGGTTCACCTTATCGGTAATTTGCCGTTTGCTATTTCTACTCGTCTACTTATCAACTGGCTCCGAGACATTAGTTTGAAAATGGGTGCTTGGTCATACGGAAGAGCAAGCCTTACGCTTACGTTTCAAAAAGAAGTTGCCGAGCGTATAGTGGCGCCGATTTTAGCTGAAAATAGGTGTCGGCTTTCTGTTATGAACCAAATCTGGAGTCGAGCTGAACTTAAATTTATGATTCCGGGAAAAGCATTCGTTCCAAAACCAGACGTTGACGTTGGTGTTGTTTCCATTATTCCGCTTAAAACTCCGTTAACCTCCATACATTTTGATGTCGTCGAGAAAGTTGTTCGTCACATTTTTTCAATGAGACAAAAATATTGCCGACGAGGCGTTGCCAATCTGTATCCACCGCCATTACGGGAGGAACTGACGAACCTTACGTTCCGCTTAGCAGACGTCGATCCGTTGGCACGTTCATTTCAGCTTTCCACGGAAGAATGCTTGAGAATTGCTGGGGCATACGAGAAGCTGGTGCGATCCAACCCGGAAATCGAGTACTATAACTATCGAGCTCAAAAAAATAAAGATGAAGATTTGTAA